In a single window of the Sediminicoccus sp. KRV36 genome:
- a CDS encoding PhnD/SsuA/transferrin family substrate-binding protein encodes MPAWRASLPMYNLPEMRPANAAFWAALREELQGDVPGELPDELSFDRLPVPSAIEPENLFTQVCGYPLQTIYRGQARLLGVPSYTAPHCGPGLHAGVFIVAADAPYRSLGELRGAHFVYNSRHSNSGMNLPRRALAELAGGGAFFASIAETHSQPGNIERVARGAADATCVDCVTYAFYCRHRPELGARTRILAATPATPAIPFVTAVSTPEPVVELLQAALFRVARAARWAGVREGLMLADILPPEVADYPLQLRHEEEAATLGYAELR; translated from the coding sequence ATGCCCGCCTGGCGCGCCAGCCTGCCCATGTACAACCTGCCCGAGATGCGGCCAGCGAATGCCGCCTTCTGGGCGGCCCTGCGCGAAGAGCTGCAGGGCGACGTCCCGGGCGAGCTTCCCGACGAACTCAGCTTCGACCGGCTGCCCGTGCCCAGCGCGATCGAGCCCGAGAACCTGTTCACCCAGGTCTGTGGCTATCCGCTGCAGACGATCTATCGGGGCCAGGCACGCCTGCTCGGTGTGCCCAGCTATACGGCGCCGCATTGCGGCCCGGGCCTGCATGCGGGCGTCTTCATCGTGGCCGCCGATGCGCCCTATCGGAGCCTCGGAGAGCTGCGCGGCGCGCATTTCGTCTATAACAGCCGGCATTCCAATTCGGGCATGAACCTGCCGCGCCGGGCGCTGGCGGAACTTGCCGGCGGCGGGGCGTTCTTCGCGTCCATCGCGGAGACCCACAGCCAGCCCGGCAATATCGAGCGCGTCGCCCGGGGCGCGGCCGATGCGACTTGCGTGGATTGCGTGACCTACGCCTTTTATTGCCGCCATCGGCCGGAACTGGGCGCGCGCACACGCATCCTCGCCGCCACGCCCGCAACACCGGCCATTCCCTTCGTCACGGCCGTCTCCACGCCCGAGCCCGTGGTGGAGTTGCTCCAGGCCGCGCTGTTCCGTGTGGCACGGGCCGCGCGATGGGCCGGGGTGCGGGAAGGGCTGATGCTGGCCGATATCCTGCCGCCGGAGGTCGCGGATTACCCGCTGCAATTGCGGCATGAGGAGGAAGCGGCCACCCTGGGTTATGCCGAACTCCGGTGA
- a CDS encoding cupin domain-containing protein — protein sequence MNQGITEAAFGLAFEGMSVDEVLALREGLEWKHFKGSSADRFADLLSIEVLDAHLRTDGARTPRIAMADEARSGSAGVPEAEFALPDGRVDLPSLLARFDQGASLVVSQFHETHPPLARFCRGLERLFLHAVQSNIYLTPPAAQGFRTHFDTHDVLVLQVDGRKRWRIWDGERIERPTRRTPWPGNMEPVGEPHVVILEPGDSLYIPRGVMHDAATEPGGRSLHATIGFMENSWAQAIRALVDEAELFDAGLRESLPSWRIGEADLLPALAEKLSRLATAAHAERLANLTLEQLARDRQPLPARGLFAPLPEGPLRLTEGMHTHLAQGDDGSSTLFWTGGALPLSAAEAAELMALAEGAEPGESGFARKLWGMGLLEPA from the coding sequence ATGAACCAGGGAATCACGGAAGCCGCCTTCGGCCTGGCTTTTGAGGGAATGTCCGTGGATGAGGTTCTCGCGCTGCGCGAAGGCCTCGAATGGAAGCATTTCAAGGGCTCCTCCGCCGATCGCTTCGCTGACCTGCTCAGTATCGAGGTGCTCGACGCGCATCTGCGCACGGACGGTGCCCGCACGCCCCGCATCGCCATGGCGGATGAAGCGCGCAGCGGCAGCGCCGGCGTGCCGGAGGCGGAATTCGCGCTCCCCGATGGCCGGGTGGATCTGCCGAGCCTGCTCGCCCGCTTCGACCAGGGCGCCTCGCTCGTGGTGTCGCAATTCCACGAGACGCACCCGCCATTGGCCCGCTTCTGCCGCGGGCTGGAGCGGCTTTTCCTGCATGCCGTGCAGTCGAACATCTACCTGACACCACCCGCCGCCCAGGGCTTCCGCACCCATTTCGACACGCATGACGTGCTGGTCCTGCAGGTGGATGGCCGCAAGCGCTGGCGCATCTGGGATGGCGAACGCATCGAGCGGCCAACACGGCGCACCCCCTGGCCCGGCAACATGGAACCCGTGGGCGAGCCGCATGTGGTGATCCTGGAGCCGGGCGACTCCCTCTATATCCCGCGCGGCGTCATGCATGATGCCGCGACCGAGCCAGGCGGCCGTTCCCTGCACGCCACCATCGGCTTCATGGAGAATTCCTGGGCCCAGGCGATCCGTGCCCTGGTGGACGAGGCCGAGCTGTTCGACGCCGGCCTGCGCGAAAGCCTGCCGAGCTGGCGCATCGGCGAGGCTGATCTCCTGCCCGCCTTGGCCGAAAAGCTCAGCCGCCTCGCGACGGCGGCGCATGCCGAGCGGCTGGCCAACCTCACGCTCGAACAACTGGCGCGGGACCGTCAGCCCCTGCCCGCGCGCGGGCTTTTCGCGCCCCTGCCCGAGGGGCCGCTGCGGCTGACCGAGGGCATGCACACCCATCTGGCGCAGGGCGATGACGGATCGAGCACGCTGTTCTGGACCGGCGGCGCCCTCCCGCTCAGCGCGGCCGAGGCGGCTGAGCTCATGGCCCTGGCCGAAGGCGCCGAGCCGGGCGAATCGGGTTTTGCGCGCAAGCTCTGGGGCATGGGGTTGCTGGAGCCGGCCTGA
- a CDS encoding SapC family protein: protein MNTPTLPVLYTALEPLDSERHASLQLRDVGHGFASHLSSIPLAVEEFALAGRHMPVVFASQAPHMPVALTGLAPDRNLFVDEHGAWRRGTYVPAYLRRYPFLLVRAAADSDQLVLCIDPEAPQFAASAGEPIFDAERKPAPLASKALEFTRSVEAAFRKTQEFAEGLSLMGLLQPAATQFDFDGKPFRVDGFHAVDRERLAKLTGEQLATLRDKGWLDAIYAHLLSLGGIAELKLLQG, encoded by the coding sequence ATGAACACCCCGACCTTGCCGGTCCTCTACACCGCGCTGGAGCCACTCGACAGCGAGCGCCATGCGTCCCTTCAACTGCGCGATGTCGGGCATGGCTTCGCCAGCCATCTTTCGTCCATCCCGCTCGCCGTCGAGGAATTCGCGCTGGCCGGCCGGCACATGCCCGTGGTCTTCGCCTCCCAGGCGCCGCATATGCCGGTGGCACTGACCGGCCTCGCGCCCGACCGCAACCTCTTCGTGGATGAGCATGGCGCCTGGCGCCGGGGCACCTATGTGCCGGCCTATCTGCGCCGCTACCCCTTCCTGCTGGTCCGGGCCGCCGCCGATTCCGACCAGCTCGTGCTGTGCATTGACCCCGAGGCCCCGCAATTCGCCGCCTCCGCCGGCGAGCCCATCTTTGATGCCGAGCGCAAGCCGGCGCCCCTTGCCAGCAAGGCGCTGGAATTCACCCGCTCGGTCGAAGCCGCGTTCCGCAAGACGCAGGAATTCGCCGAGGGCCTCTCCCTGATGGGCCTGCTGCAACCGGCCGCCACGCAATTCGACTTCGACGGCAAGCCCTTCCGCGTGGACGGCTTCCATGCCGTGGACCGCGAGCGCCTGGCCAAGCTGACGGGAGAGCAACTGGCCACGCTGCGCGACAAGGGCTGGCTTGACGCCATCTACGCCCATCTCCTCTCGCTCGGCGGCATCGCCGAGCTCAAGCTGTTGCAGGGCTGA
- a CDS encoding tripartite tricarboxylate transporter substrate-binding protein, translated as MLLAAAGFAPLLASRAMAQSPARFNNISMFIPAGPGGGWDGLGRAIEQVARQAGLVANFQFENVGGAGGIVGLPRFVSQRRGRPDALMVAGSVMVGAVLTNRSPIGMSNVTPIARMTQEVGVVVVPAQSDIQDIAGLLAAFRANPGGTSVAGGSAGGTDHITLGLILKALGRNAREASYVAFAGGGPAQAAILGAQVRAGISGYSEFAEQIRSGRMRALATTGETRSDPAVPTLKESGVDVVTANWRGVFGAPGINANQRAALTALITEVNALPAWRELLATRGWDNAFLAGADFERFLAADVAATETVLKELGLAG; from the coding sequence ATGCTCCTGGCCGCGGCCGGCTTCGCGCCGCTGCTGGCCAGCAGGGCCATGGCCCAATCGCCGGCCCGTTTCAACAACATCAGCATGTTCATCCCCGCCGGCCCTGGCGGGGGATGGGACGGGCTGGGCCGCGCGATCGAGCAGGTGGCCCGCCAGGCCGGGCTGGTCGCCAATTTCCAATTCGAGAATGTGGGCGGTGCCGGCGGCATCGTCGGCCTGCCGCGCTTCGTCTCCCAGCGGCGCGGGCGGCCGGATGCCCTGATGGTCGCGGGTTCCGTCATGGTGGGTGCCGTGCTCACCAACCGATCGCCGATCGGGATGAGCAATGTGACGCCGATCGCGCGGATGACGCAGGAGGTGGGCGTCGTGGTGGTACCCGCGCAATCCGACATCCAGGATATTGCGGGGCTGCTGGCGGCCTTCCGGGCCAATCCGGGCGGCACTTCCGTGGCGGGCGGCAGCGCGGGCGGGACGGACCACATCACCCTCGGGCTCATCCTCAAGGCCTTGGGACGCAATGCGCGGGAGGCGAGCTACGTGGCCTTCGCCGGCGGCGGTCCGGCCCAGGCGGCCATCCTCGGCGCCCAGGTGAGGGCGGGCATCTCCGGCTATTCCGAATTCGCCGAACAGATCCGCTCCGGCCGGATGCGGGCCCTGGCCACCACCGGCGAAACGCGCAGCGACCCCGCCGTCCCGACGCTGAAGGAATCGGGCGTGGATGTGGTGACGGCCAATTGGCGGGGCGTCTTCGGTGCGCCCGGCATCAACGCGAACCAGCGCGCGGCCCTGACGGCTCTGATCACCGAGGTGAATGCCCTGCCGGCCTGGCGCGAATTGCTCGCCACCCGCGGCTGGGACAATGCCTTTCTCGCCGGTGCGGATTTCGAGCGCTTCCTGGCCGCGGATGTGGCCGCGACCGAGACGGTGCTGAAGGAACTGGGTTTGGCGGGGTAA
- a CDS encoding alkene reductase encodes MSLFSPVTLGALNLPNRVVMAPMTRNRTPGQTPNALNAEYYAQRATAGLIVTEGTTPDASGRGYIDIPGLYNHAQVEGWRQVASAVHAKGGHVFVQLMHTGRISHPDFLDGAQPVSASAIAAPGEIYTHAGMKPHGKPRALEASEIPALIATYGRAATLAREAGLDGVEVHGANGYLPGQFLAPNVNQRSDAWGGTVENRARFLLGAVDSAVAAIGAGRVGVRLSPGGVFNDIHDPDAPATYAYVAAELAKRNLAYLHIFNTSPGFDVPALIRAHYKGTLILNGGYDRARADADIASGLADLVAFGVPFLANPDLPARLATGAALNTPDKDSFYGGGAKGYTDYPVLAG; translated from the coding sequence ATGTCCCTGTTTTCCCCGGTCACCCTCGGCGCGCTGAACCTGCCCAACCGCGTGGTCATGGCGCCGATGACGCGCAACCGCACGCCCGGCCAGACCCCGAACGCGCTGAATGCCGAGTATTATGCCCAACGCGCCACCGCCGGCCTGATCGTCACCGAGGGCACCACGCCCGATGCCTCGGGCCGCGGCTACATCGACATCCCCGGCCTCTACAACCACGCTCAGGTCGAGGGCTGGCGCCAGGTGGCGAGCGCCGTGCATGCCAAGGGCGGGCATGTCTTCGTGCAGCTCATGCACACCGGCCGCATCTCGCACCCCGACTTCCTGGATGGCGCGCAGCCGGTCTCGGCCTCGGCCATCGCCGCACCTGGCGAGATCTATACCCATGCGGGGATGAAGCCGCATGGCAAGCCGCGTGCGCTCGAGGCTTCGGAAATCCCCGCCCTGATCGCCACCTATGGCCGTGCGGCGACGCTCGCGCGGGAAGCCGGGCTGGATGGTGTGGAGGTGCATGGCGCCAATGGCTATCTGCCGGGCCAGTTCCTGGCGCCCAATGTCAACCAGCGCAGCGATGCATGGGGTGGCACCGTGGAAAACCGCGCCCGCTTCCTGCTGGGGGCGGTGGATTCCGCGGTGGCGGCCATCGGCGCTGGTCGGGTGGGTGTGCGGCTCTCGCCCGGCGGCGTCTTCAACGACATCCATGACCCCGATGCGCCCGCGACCTATGCCTATGTGGCGGCGGAGCTGGCGAAGCGGAACCTCGCTTACCTGCACATCTTCAACACCAGCCCGGGCTTTGACGTGCCGGCCCTGATCCGCGCGCATTACAAGGGCACGCTGATCCTGAATGGCGGCTATGACCGGGCGCGGGCCGATGCCGATATCGCCTCGGGCCTGGCTGATCTGGTGGCGTTTGGCGTGCCGTTCCTGGCCAACCCGGACCTGCCGGCGCGGCTTGCGACAGGGGCGGCGCTGAACACACCGGACAAGGACAGCTTCTACGGCGGTGGCGCCAAGGGCTACACGGATTATCCCGTGCTGGCCGGCTGA
- a CDS encoding class I SAM-dependent methyltransferase: MASDAIIGLYQRHALAFDAARGRQLFERGWLDRFAAWLPPGGAVLDLGCGMAEPIAAHLIGRGFRVTGVDTSPQLLGLARTRFPEQSWHLGDMRHLALAQRFEGILAWNSFFHLDQADQPEMFAVFARHAAPGAALLFTSGPEAGVAMGEFEGEPLFHASLSPGEYRALLARHGFEVVAHRAEDPECGGHTIWLARRAGADQPASTG; the protein is encoded by the coding sequence ATGGCATCGGACGCGATCATCGGGCTGTATCAGCGGCATGCGCTGGCTTTCGACGCGGCGCGCGGCCGGCAGTTGTTCGAGCGCGGCTGGCTGGATCGCTTCGCCGCCTGGCTGCCGCCGGGTGGCGCCGTGCTCGATCTCGGCTGCGGCATGGCCGAGCCCATCGCTGCCCACCTCATCGGGCGCGGCTTTCGCGTGACGGGGGTGGACACTTCGCCCCAGTTGCTGGGCCTGGCCCGCACGCGTTTCCCGGAGCAGAGCTGGCATCTGGGCGATATGCGGCATCTGGCCCTGGCACAGCGCTTTGAGGGCATCCTCGCCTGGAACAGCTTCTTTCACCTGGACCAGGCGGATCAGCCGGAGATGTTTGCCGTCTTTGCCCGGCACGCAGCACCCGGCGCCGCGCTGCTGTTCACCTCAGGCCCCGAGGCAGGCGTGGCCATGGGGGAATTCGAGGGCGAGCCCCTGTTCCATGCCAGCCTCAGCCCCGGCGAATACCGCGCCCTGCTGGCGCGGCATGGCTTCGAGGTGGTGGCCCACCGCGCCGAGGATCCGGAATGCGGCGGCCACACCATCTGGCTGGCCCGCCGCGCCGGGGCGGATCAGCCGGCCAGCACGGGATAA
- a CDS encoding tripartite tricarboxylate transporter TctB family protein, translated as MTSRIPVPDLLAGLFVLGFGLVGFWQAAAIPVSPLYAQVGPKAVPYVVAGAMTLLGGLLVLAALRGGWSASVAEVAEAGPPNLRALGLLGAGLLANLLLIGPAGFSIAASVQFVLVAAAFGSRSMARDLLIALPLTLLVWFLFVQGLGVNIGAGLLEGVILRLLGQEVL; from the coding sequence ATGACATCCCGGATTCCGGTGCCCGACCTTTTGGCCGGGCTTTTCGTGCTGGGCTTCGGCCTGGTGGGTTTCTGGCAGGCGGCGGCCATCCCCGTCTCGCCGCTCTATGCCCAGGTCGGTCCCAAGGCGGTGCCCTATGTGGTGGCGGGTGCCATGACCCTGCTGGGCGGGTTGCTGGTGCTTGCGGCGCTGCGGGGCGGATGGTCGGCCAGCGTGGCCGAGGTGGCGGAGGCCGGGCCGCCCAATCTGCGCGCGCTGGGGCTGCTCGGCGCGGGGCTCCTGGCCAATCTGCTGTTGATCGGGCCGGCCGGGTTTTCCATCGCGGCCTCGGTGCAGTTCGTGCTGGTGGCGGCGGCCTTTGGCAGCCGCTCCATGGCGCGGGACCTGCTGATCGCGCTGCCGCTGACCTTGCTGGTCTGGTTTCTTTTCGTGCAGGGCCTCGGCGTCAATATCGGCGCGGGGCTGCTGGAGGGCGTGATCCTGCGCCTGCTCGGGCAGGAGGTCCTCTGA
- a CDS encoding tripartite tricarboxylate transporter permease codes for MEAINGLAMGFSHALTLTNLSWALLGCFLGTAIGVLPGIGPALTIALLLPITFQVSATGAFILFCGIFYGAMYGGSTTSILLNAPGESGSIITALEGAKMARNGRAGPALATAALGSFVAGTVGTLGIAFLGPVVVDFALLLGPAEYFALMVLCFVTISAVLGGSALRGLTSLAFGLTLGLIGIDLQTGQPRMTFGLPELFDGVNVVLVAVALFAVAEALHMAWRYHGGKTEVLPVGRLMLSRSDLKRSFWPWIRGSALGFPFGVLPAGGSEMPTMLSYYAERKLVAPEHAHEFGTTGAIEGVAGPEAANNAAAAGILVPMLTLGLPTSATAAIMLSAFQSYGIQPGPLLFETQADLVWTLIASLFIANVMLVVLNLPLIGLWVRILKIPTPQLYAGILVFATIGTYGISNSIVDLLLLYGIGILGMFMRRFDFPVAPVVIGMILGPMAEQALRQALTISQGDWMVFVTRPGSLAILVVAVLALAGPRIYGAWARRGGR; via the coding sequence ATGGAGGCGATCAACGGGCTGGCCATGGGCTTCTCCCATGCGCTGACGCTGACCAATCTGAGCTGGGCGCTGCTCGGCTGCTTTCTTGGCACGGCGATTGGCGTGCTGCCGGGCATCGGCCCCGCGCTGACCATCGCATTGCTGCTGCCCATCACCTTCCAGGTGAGTGCGACCGGCGCCTTCATCCTGTTCTGCGGGATTTTCTATGGCGCCATGTATGGCGGCAGCACCACCTCCATCCTGCTGAATGCGCCTGGGGAGAGCGGGTCCATCATTACGGCGCTGGAAGGGGCGAAGATGGCGCGCAACGGGCGCGCGGGGCCCGCACTGGCCACCGCCGCCCTGGGCAGCTTCGTGGCCGGCACGGTGGGCACGCTGGGCATCGCCTTCCTTGGCCCGGTGGTCGTGGATTTCGCGCTGCTGCTGGGCCCGGCCGAATATTTCGCGCTGATGGTGCTGTGCTTCGTCACCATTTCGGCCGTGTTGGGCGGTTCGGCGCTGCGGGGGCTGACCAGCCTGGCTTTCGGGCTGACCTTGGGGCTGATCGGGATTGATCTGCAAACCGGCCAGCCGCGCATGACCTTTGGCCTGCCGGAACTCTTCGATGGCGTGAATGTCGTGCTGGTGGCCGTGGCGCTCTTTGCCGTGGCCGAGGCGCTGCACATGGCCTGGCGCTATCATGGCGGGAAGACGGAGGTGCTGCCGGTCGGCCGGCTCATGCTGTCCCGGAGCGATCTGAAGCGCAGCTTCTGGCCCTGGATTCGCGGCTCGGCGCTGGGCTTTCCCTTTGGCGTCCTGCCGGCCGGCGGCTCGGAAATGCCGACCATGCTGAGCTATTACGCCGAGCGGAAACTGGTGGCGCCCGAACACGCGCATGAATTCGGCACGACCGGTGCCATCGAGGGCGTGGCCGGGCCGGAGGCCGCGAACAACGCGGCGGCGGCGGGCATCCTGGTGCCGATGCTGACGCTGGGCCTGCCCACTTCGGCCACCGCCGCCATCATGCTCAGCGCCTTTCAGAGCTACGGCATCCAGCCGGGCCCGCTGCTGTTCGAGACGCAGGCCGACCTGGTCTGGACGCTGATCGCATCGCTCTTCATCGCCAATGTGATGCTGGTGGTGCTGAACCTGCCGCTGATCGGGCTTTGGGTGCGCATCCTGAAAATCCCGACGCCGCAGCTCTACGCGGGCATCCTGGTCTTTGCGACTATCGGCACCTACGGGATTTCCAACTCCATCGTGGATCTGCTGCTGCTCTATGGCATCGGCATCCTGGGCATGTTCATGCGCCGCTTTGATTTCCCGGTGGCGCCGGTGGTGATCGGGATGATCCTGGGCCCCATGGCGGAACAGGCGTTGCGCCAGGCGCTGACGATCAGCCAGGGGGATTGGATGGTGTTTGTCACGCGGCCGGGGAGCCTCGCGATCCTGGTGGTGGCGGTGCTGGCACTGGCGGGCCCGCGGATTTACGGGGCCTGGGCGCGGCGAGGAGGGCGCTGA
- a CDS encoding type II toxin-antitoxin system CcdA family antitoxin codes for MKLAAYLEQTGTTLQAFGERLGVSHTTVLRWATGQAVPRGRGRMEALARATQGAVTAADFFPDAEVSVPSGLAESQAPFAAEAKSLGLDAAAIAAKAVQDAIRAERARRWLAENAEAIEAWNRWTESNELPLAEYRMF; via the coding sequence ATGAAGCTGGCCGCATATCTGGAACAGACCGGCACGACCCTCCAGGCCTTTGGCGAGCGGCTGGGCGTGTCCCACACGACCGTGCTGCGATGGGCCACCGGGCAGGCCGTTCCGCGTGGGCGTGGCCGCATGGAGGCCTTGGCCCGCGCCACCCAGGGCGCTGTAACCGCTGCCGATTTCTTTCCGGATGCCGAGGTTTCGGTGCCCTCTGGCCTCGCCGAAAGCCAGGCCCCCTTCGCCGCCGAGGCAAAATCCCTCGGCCTCGACGCCGCCGCCATTGCCGCCAAGGCCGTCCAGGACGCGATCCGCGCGGAGAGAGCCCGCCGCTGGCTGGCGGAAAACGCGGAGGCCATCGAGGCCTGGAATCGCTGGACCGAGAGCAACGAACTGCCCCTCGCCGAATATCGCATGTTC